In Silene latifolia isolate original U9 population chromosome X, ASM4854445v1, whole genome shotgun sequence, the following proteins share a genomic window:
- the LOC141621003 gene encoding polygalacturonase-like, producing MKIYDVVRDFGAKNDGNTDATPAFLNAWNTACASLTPSQIYVPKGNYVLGSISFEGFTCKSSTLFIIDGTLIASNIDTKEYWICFHNVNGLHIKGGVLDAKGKTLWDCKLGGRNCPMGAKSLNFDNSKNIIVEGLTSRDSHFFHIAINDCQNVNMGGILVTAPADSPNTDGIHIERSDRVTITHSQFMTGDDCISIGPQNQNLWIENVNCGPGHGISIGSLGKGQSDEGLLVQNVTVKSVTLTGTQNGLRIKTYASPIEGNVRDIYFLGATMTNVGNPIIIDQFYCPHGNCTTGQESAIQISNVAYKNIRGISSSPQIVTFDCSLEKPCDGLQLQDIKLTYTGPGAPHCEVKNAHWRVGGLIQLPTKCLA from the exons ATGAAAATTTACGATGTTGTGAGAGATTTTGGTGCAAAAAATGATGGTAACACGGATGCAACACCTGCATTCCTTAATGCATGGAACACTGCATGCGCCTCGTTAACACCGTCACAAATTTATGTACCTAAGGGTAATTACGTGTTAGGATCCATATCTTTTGAGGGATTTACTTGCAAAAGTTCAACCTTGTTTATAATTGACGGTACACTTATTGCAAGTAATATCGACACTAAAGAATATTGGATTTGTTTCCATAATGTTAACGGTCTTCATATTAAAGGTGGTGTCCTTGATGCTAAGGGTAAAACTTTGTGGGATTGTAAATTAGGTGGTCGAAATTGTCCCATGGGTGCTAAG TCATTGAACTTTGATAACTCGAAGAATATAATTGTCGAAGGTTTGACATCAAGAGATAGTCATTTTTTTCACATTGCAATAAACGATTGCCAAAACGTAAATATGGGAGGCATTCTAGTTACAGCACCTGCAGATAGTCCCAACACTGATGGTATTCACATTGAGCGATCTGACAGGGTAACTATCACGCATTCTCAATTTATGACGGGAGATGATTGCATCTCAATTGGTCCTCAAAACCAAAATTTATGGATTGAAAACGTAAATTGTGGACCTGGTCACGGTATCAG CATAGGGAGCCTTGGTAAAGGTCAATCGGATGAAGGTTTGCTTGTGCAAAATGTGACGGTAAAATCGGTAACTTTGACGGGTACACAAAATGGGCTGAGGATAAAAACGTATGCAAGCCCTATTGAGGGAAATGTTAGAGATATTTACTTTCTTGGAGCAACTATGACCAATGTTGGCAACCCAATCATCATTGATCAATTTTATTGCCCACATGGCAATTGCACAACTGGCCAG GAATCGGCCATACAAATTAGCAATGTGGCATACAAGAACATTCGAGGAATATCATCATCACCACAAATTGTAACATTTGATTGCAGTCTTGAGAAACCGTGTGATGGTTTACAATTACAAGACATCAAGCTTACTTATACAGGACCGGGTGCTCCTCATTGTGAAGTAAAGAATGCTCATTGGAGAGTAGGAGGACTTATCCAACTACCTACTAAGTGTCTCGCCTAA